TTTTGCTTAAAATAACTGTGGAATTGGGAGAAATATGCGAAAAAATTTGTTCTTTTGTAAGGACCAAGTTTCAATATTACTATTATGCCGATTCACGATTTGTCGGAACTGGTGCAACGCGCCAAAGAGAGAGGGAGATGTACCGTTGCGGTTGCAGCCGCAGAGGATGAGGATGTGCTGATTTCCCTGTATCATGCGATGCAGGAGGGATTCGTAGCCCCCCTGCTGATTGGTGACAGTGAGAAGATTGCAGCTTCATCCCGCCATGCAGGTATTTCGACCGGAGAGATGGAGGTGCTGGACAACCGTGAGGGCGCTGCCGTTTCGGCCCAAATAGCCGTAGCGAAAGTGAGAGAGGGGCGTGCCGGCATGCTTATGAAAGGGCATGTGGGTACGGCCGATCTGCTGAAAGCGGTGCTCGACAAGGAGAAGGGTCTAAACACCGATGGATTGTTGAGTCATGTGGCCTTTTTCGAGACGCCTTACTACCACAAGGTGTTTGGCCTTACCGATGCGGCGATGAACATTGCACCAGACCTGGAAGGTAAGAGACAGATCCTGCTCAACGCCGTAAAGCTTTGTCACCGGCTGGGAATCGTCAACCCCAAGGTAGCGGTGGCCGCTGCGGTGGAGAAGGTGAACCCGAAGATGGAGGCAACGCTGCATGCTGCGGCACTGAAAGAGATGAACCGCAACGGAGAGTTGCCGGGTTGTGTGGTGGATGGTCCTTTTGCCATCGATATCGCCTTTAACCGCGAATCAGCATTGTTGAAGGGCATTGAGGGGGAGGTGGCCGGAGACGTGGACCTGATCCTCTCTCCCGATATCGAGGCGGGAAACATGTTCTACAAGGCGCTCAACTTCCTGGGAGGTGCCGTCTCAGCGGCTCTTGTGACCGGGACATCTGTGCCCATCGTGCTCACCTCGCGGTCGGACAACGACCGCAGCAAACTACTCTCCCTGGCTTTGGGAGCCGTGATCAGATAATCATGCAAAAAATATAACCACAAAACCAGCAACTTATGGCAACCAACACCCGCATCCTGGTAATCAACCCGGGATCTACTTCTACCAAGATCGCCATCTACCAGCAGGAGAAGGTGATCTTCCTGAAAACCATCAAGCATTCACCCGACGTGTTGCGACGATTTGAAAAGATTACCGATCAGTACGAATACCGGAAGGATATCATCTATGAAGAGTTGAAGAGCGCAGATGTGCCGGTGGAATCAATCGATGCCGTAATCGGTCGCGGGGGCTTGGTGAAGCCCATCGCGTCAGGCGTCTACCGTGTGAACGATGCCATGCGCGACGATCTGCTTGCATGTAAGCGGGGCGAGCATGCGAGCAACCTGGGGGCACTGATTGCGTATGACATTGCCAAGTTGCTTCCCTCGGCAGAGGCTTTCATTGCTGATCCGGTGGTTGTGGACGAGCTGCAGCCGTTGGCCCGCTATTCCGGTCATCCTCTTTTTGAGAGAAGATCAATCTTCCATGCCTTGAACCAGAAAGCGATTGCCCGTGCACATGCCAAGTCGATCATGAAGAAATATGAAGATCTCAATCTGATCGTGGTGCACCTGGGTGGCGGAATCACCGTGGGAGCCCATCAGAAGGGGAAGGTGGTGGATGTGAACCAGGGACTGGATGGAGACGGTCCCTTCTCACCCGAACGTACCGGGTCACTGCCCGTGGGCCAGTTGCTGAAGGTGGCTTTCAGCGGCATCTACAGCTACGAAAAGATGTCGGAGATGATCGTGGGCAAAGGGGGGATGATGGCTTACCTGGGTACCAACGATGCCTACATTGCCGAACGTGAGGCGAAGGATGGAGACAAGAAACACCGTGAAGTGTTGGAGGCGATGGCCTATCAGGTAGCGAAGGAGATCGGTGCCATGGGTACCGTGCTGAAAGGTGAGGTGGATGCGATTCTGATCACCGGCGGCATTGCCAACAGCAAGTGGTTCTGCAACCTGGTAATAGAGCGGGTCTACCGCATTGCACCGGTGCATGTTTACCCGGGACAGGATGAGATGGGTGCTCTGGCGGATAACGCCCTGCTGGCAATCAACGGGGAAATCGAGGTTAAGGAGTACCAATAGGAGAATGCATCTGTTCAATCCCGAGCACGACCTGGCGCTGGCCAACTTTTCACCCAACTACACACCGCCTGCCTCGGCTACCCTTATGGCTGCTGAGCTGGCGTTGCTGCCGGCGTGGTACAGCGTGGGTGAACCTGTTGTCGCTGAGGGGGAGCAAAACCGCCTGCTCCTCGAAGCTGTTCGTCAGTGGCTGCCGGTCACTTCTTCACTGCTATCATCCACTGAAATCAGCAAATATCCAAACCAACCCATCCTTCCCTGGGGCTGGAACCCGGCCCTGCGAAAACGACTGATCTCCTGCGGGGTGCAGGAGGAGCGCCTGCCTTCAACCGATGAGTTGTTACGACTGCGGGAATGTTCCGACAGGCGACATGCGGTCCGGATGCTGCGGGAGCTTCAGGAAGCGGAACCGGCCTTCTGTGGCGAGTCACATCATTTCACCTCTTTGGAAGAGCTGTTGAGATATCTCTCCTCTTTACCGGGGGATAAGTTGTTAAAGATGCCGCTCTCCGGCAGCGGCAAGGGATTGATTCGTGTGCTGGGCAGGATTACCGACAAACAGACCGACTGGTGCAGGCGGGTGATCCGCGAGCAGGGGGGCGTGGTGGCAGAGCCGGTACTGAACAGGGTGAAGGACTTCGCCATGGAGTTCTACCTCGAAGAAGGGAAAGCTCGCTTTGCCGGCTTCTCACTTTTCAGGGCAGCTGTCTCAGGTGCCTACCTTGGGAACGAGTTGCTCTCCGATCACTGCATCAAGGAGAGACTCTCCGCTGATATCCCCGGAGCTCTGCTGGAACAACTGCGTGAGTCACTCACAGTAAGGCTTGCCGCCCGCTTTCCTCATTACACCGGATATGCAGGGGTCGATATGATGATTTGTGATACCATGGAGGGATATCGAATCCAGCCATGCGTGGAGATTAATATGCGGATGAACATGGGAATGGTGGCACGCATCTTTCACAACCAATTCATGGAGGAGGATAGTGAGGGAACCTTTAGGGTTGGTTATTTTAAAAAGCCGGGCAGTGCGCTGTTCCATCATCATCAGATGCTGCAAGAGCATCCTCTCAGGGTGCAACAGGGCCACATCACCTCCGGCTACCTGGCACTCACACCGGTCACCGAGGTCACCCGCTACGAGGCGTATGTGATTGTCTGAGATTCGACAAACAGCATATCAAAAAATGATTCCGCAGCCTCCTGTTATACAGGCACCGCGGAATCATTTTTTTGTGAAGATACATCGTGCTTACTTCTTCAACTGCTCTGCAAAATGCTTGTAGAAGAGGGGTATGGTGCGGATGCCGTTGTAGAACTGCTCTAACGGGAAGTTCTCATTAGGGGAGTGGATCGCATCAGATCCCAGACCGAAGCCCATCAGCACCGACTTGATGCCGAGGATCTCCTCAAAGGAGGCGATGATGGGGATGCTGCCGCCGGAACGGACCGGTACCGGCTCCCTGCCGTAGACTTCGCTGTATGCCTTCTCTGCCGCTTGGTAGGCCGGCAGGTCAATGGGACAGACGTAGGATGGACCTCCGTGGAGGTACTCCACCTTCACCTTGACCGACTTGGGGGCGATCGACTCAAAGTACTTCACGAAGAGCTTTGCAATCTTGTTGTGGTCCTGGTTGGGTACCAGACGAGTACTGATTTTGGCGTAGGCTTTTGACGGGAGTACCGTTTTGGCACCTTCACCGGTGTAGCCGCCCCAGATACCACAGACGTCGAAGGTAGGCCGTATACCGGTGCGCTCGTTGGTGCTGTATCCTTTCTCACCGAACAGTTCCTTCACGTCAAGCGCTTTCTTATAGTCGCTCAATGAGAAGGGTGCCTTCGCCATCAAGTTGCGCTCTTTTTTTGATACCTCTACCACATCGTCATAGAAACCGGGGATCAGGATGCGTCCATCGTCGTCCATCGTCTGTGCGATCATCTTTGCCAGCGCATTGATCGGGTTGGCCACGGCACCGCCGAAGAGTCCCGAGTGCAGGTCCACGTTGGGGCCTGTCACCTCTACCTGCCAGTAAGCCAGCCCACGCAGTCCCGTGGTGATGGAAGGCACGTCGGGGGCGATCATCGAGGTGTCGGAGACCAGGATCACGTCGGCTTGCAACATCTTCTTGTGTTGCTTGCAGAACTTGGGCAGGTTGGGTGATCCCACCTCCTCTTCTCCTTCGATGAGGAACTTGACGTTGCACGCCAACGTGCCCGATTGTACGAGGTACTCGAACGCCTTGGCATGCATGAAGCCCTGTCCCTTGTCATCATCCGCACCACGTGCCCAGATCTTGCCATCCTTCACCACCGGCTCAAATGGATTGGTCTTCCAAAGTTCAACAGGGTCCACAGGCATCACATCCATGTGGGCGTATACCAGTACGGTGGGGGCATTCTTGTCGATGATCTTCTCTCCATAGGTCACCGGGTTGCCGTCGGTCTCCATCACCTCGGCCTTGTCGGCACCCGCAGCCAGCAGGAGCTCTTTCCATTTTTCGGCCGCACGGTACATGTCCGGTTTGTGCTCAGGAAGCGATGAGATGGATGGGATGCGGATCAATTCGAACAGTTCATCAAGGAAACGTTGTTCGTGGGTTTTTACATACTTGTCGATTTCATTCATTACGGTTAATTTTATAATGATTTTTGATTGTTACAAATATAGGAAAATTACTGCTCTTTGCCTTTTCATTCTGCATTATTGGTCGATTCGTAGGAACATTTATCGCACCCCTCTCGTCTTCATCTTCAGGATGTAGACCGATGTGCGGGCAGTGATGAACAGGATGTCACGCTTTTCTCCGCCAAAACAGACGTTGGAAGGACTCTCCGGCACTTCAATCTCACTGATCAACCTCCCTTCAGGTGAGTAGACCCACACCTTTCCCATTGTAAGGTAGATGTTTCCACCGTCGTCGATGGTCATTCCGTCCGACCCATGGGGAGCAAAGTAGGTCTTGTTCTCCAGGGAGCCGTCAGGCAGGATGTCGTATCGCCAGATTTTCCGGTCCTCGATATCGGCCACGTAGAGTGTTTTGCCATCCGGGGTGCCGATGATGCCGTTGGGTTGCTTGTAGTCGTCGATCAACCGAGTCACCTCCCCGTCGGGTGTGAGGAGGTACACCCCCCGTGCTTCCTGTATCTCGCTGTAGCCTTCGGGCCAGTAGGGACGGTGGTAGTAAGCATCTGTGAAATAGATATCACCATTGGGTGCTATCCAGAGGTCGTTGGGTCCATTGAGGTGCTTCTCTTCGTAATCCTCAAAGAGCACCTTCCGCTTATCGCGGTTCTCAAAGAGGATGATCCTGTTCTGCGCATCGGCACAAGCCACCAGCTTCCCCTCTTGGTTGAAGTACAAACCATTGGAGCGTTCGGTACCCTCCAGCCAGAGGGAGATGCCCTCCTGTTCATCCCAGCGGTAGATGCGGTCGTTGGGCTGGTCGGTGAAGTAGACACTTCCATCTTTGGCCACAGCGGGGCCTTCGGTGAATGCGTAGCCGGTTCCCGCTTTTTGTGGAACGACTCCCTCTGCAACAATGTCGCATTCCTGGGCGGTTAGTGCTGTTGTGAGAAGGATGCATGCAAGGGTTATGGATGGTTTCATATATGTAAAATGGTTACTCTGAATATTCTACGGTCGCTTGTAACCTTCACGGTAAGGTCTGGCGAGCATTGCTGCACCTGTCTCGTTGCCGGTGATGGTCTGCCGCTCCGCATCCCACTTTATACTGCTGCCGGTCTCGTAGGCGATCATAGCCAGCTGCACCGTGGCGGTGGAGCGGAAGGCATCGTCAATGGTGCAGCTGATCAGATCTCTCTTACCGGTTCTCACGGCCCTGATGAACTCAGCCACATGCTCCTCTTGCATGCGGGGAGAGGGAATCTCCATCACCTCCTGTCGGCTGTTGCGGCCCGCCGGCTTCAGCACCAGCCGGTTGTCGGCAGCAAAGAGGGTACCCTTCTCACCGTGGAAGAAGATGCCGTTGTTGTACTGCGGATCCATCTCTCCCGTGCCCCAGAGGCGATGCTGCCAGATGAGTGGCACCTCGCCGAACTGCATCGTCGCCCTCAAGGTGTCGGGGGTGTTGGTCAGCCCCTGCAGTGCATGGATGCCTCCCTGGGCTTCAATTGATGTGGGCATGTCGTACCCAATGATGGTGCGGATGATGTCGATGTTGTGAATGCCCCAGTCCACCAGGTGACCGTTGCCATAGGCTTTCTCGAAACGCCACGACATATGTCCTTTAGAGGGACTGTAAGGCAGCAGGGGTGCCGGGCCGCACCAGGCATCCCAGTCGAGCGATGCCGGCGGATCCTGGATGGTGGTGTCATCAATATTGGGGTTGTAGTGTATCTGTGCTTCTATCTGGTGCACCTTACCGATCCTGCCTTCACCGATCAGCTCCTTGGCCCTGCTGAACGCCTTGTTCTGTCGCCGCTGAAAGCCTATCTGCACGATGTTGCCCGCCTCGTGGGCCGCCTTCACCATCGCCTTCCCCTCCTCGATGTCGTAGGCCAGAGGCTTTTCACAATAGACGGGCAGCCCTTTTCGGTTGGCGGCGATGAACTGAAGTGCATGCCAGTGAGTAACCGTGCCGATCAACACCGCCTCGAGACCACTTGTCTCCAGCAGCTCCCTGTAGTCCTTGAACCCTTGTGGACGACTGCCCTGCAGTGATGCCAATTCGTTCAGGCTGTTCGCCAGATGTTGGCTGTCCACATCGGCGACAGCGATCACCTCCACGCCGCCGGCCTCCAGTGCCGCCTTGGCGATTACCATGCCGTACCAGCCACTGCCGATCAGGCCGATCTTCAGTTTCCTGTCGTGATCGTTTGCAAATAGAGGAGCGGATAATCCGGCGGCCAATCCTGCCGTCGCCAGTGATGAGCTTTTGATAAATGTTCGTCGGTTCATAAGATCAGGAGAATTTGTGTGGGGTATTTGTGATTCACAGTAGGTGAAACACATTTGCAGTATAAAATGTTTGCCATCAGCCGTTCGGTTGATTCGGAAAATTGTGCTATATTTGAAATAAAATGAGTCTTATGAAGCTAAACACATTCAGTGCCATTGTCATGGTGGTAACCCTACTGGCGGCATGTACAAACAATCAGAAGATGAATCAGGATATGAATCAGGCGACCTATATCACACCGGTACAGGCCGAAGAGGTGATCGCACAATTGAATGACTCGCTCGGTGAGGCATCTGCATTCCGCATTGAACGGGGTGTAGAGCAGGTGGCTGCCCTCTGGCGAGAGCAGGATGGAGACGCTGAAGCGTTTGCACAGTTCTGCAAGAGCTCGTTCGTGGGCGACACGGCGGCACTCGTCACGCTGTTCACTACGCTGGAACGCAACTTCGAGGTGATGGGCGGATACTTTCACAAGATGGATGTGGAGCTCAAGATGCCGTTGCAGTTGGAGGGGCCTGCAATCACACCTGTGGATATGATGTTCGGTAGCTACGATGCGTCGGCACATCTTACCGACGACCTCTACGGCAACAAAGTTGCTTTCCTTACCGCACTCAACTTCCCCTTCTACTCTCTTGAGGAGAAGACGGAGCTGGGCACCGGATGGAGCAGGAAAGAGTGGGCCTATGCCCGGATGGGGGACCGCTTTATCTCACGTGTGCCGGCAGCCATACAGCAGGATATCTCCAAGACATTGACGGAGGCCGATGCTTATATCTCCGACTACAATATTTTGATGGATCACCTGCGGAACGATGCTGGTGAACAGCTCTTCCCCGAAGGGATGAAGCTGATCACACACTGGGGGTTGCGCGACGAACTGAAGTCGAACTATGCCGACAAGGAGCGGGGAGTGGAGAAGCAGCGCATGATTTACAAGGTGATGCAGCGTATCATCGACCAGTCCATTCCGATGGAGGTGATCAACAATGGATCCCACACCTGGAACCCGATGACCAATGAGCTCTTCGCTGCCGGAGAGATCGTACAGGGTACCCCTGAAGAGACGCGCCGCTATGAGGTGTTTCTGGAGAATTTCCTCGCCATGCGCCAGCTCGACGCTTACTCTCCCCATTATCCCACCCAGCTGACCCGTGCCTTTGACGGCACCATGGAGGTGCCGCAGAAAGATGTGGAGGCGCTCTTCGTGGGGTTGCTCTCCTCACCGCAGGTGAAGGAGGTGGCCTCCTTTATCGCCTCACGCCTGGGACGGGAGCTGGAGCCGTTCGATATCTGGTACAACGGTTTCAAGGGCGGTGAAGGAATCCCCGAGGAGCAGCTGACAGCGCTCACCTCAAAGAAATATCCCGATGCGGAGGCTCTGGGAAATGACCTGCCCAACATCCTGGTGAAGCTGGGCTGGAACCCTGAGAAAGCGAAGGAGATCACCTCGCTGATCACCGTCGACGCCTCCCGCGGTGCCGGACACGCCTGGGGGGCCGCCATGCGGAACGACCTCTCCCGCCTACGTACCCGTATCGGTGAGGGAGGGATGGATTACAAGGGATACAACATCGCCGTGCATGAGTTTGGACACAACGTGGAACAGACCATCACCATGAACGATGTGGATTACTACATGCTGAACGGCGTTCCCAACACCTCGTTCACCGAGGCGGTTGCGTTCCTCTTCCAGAAGCGTGACCTGGAGCTGCTGGGCCTGAAGAACAGCAACCCCGACGAGGCGTATTGGCTTGCCCTTAGCAGTTTCTGGTCCGCCTATGAGATCATGGGTGTCTCGCTGGTCGATATTCGTGTATGGGAGTGGCTTTACGCACATCCCGATGCCACGGCGGTGCAGCTCAAGGAGGCGGTGATCGACATTGCCAAAGAGGTTTGGAACAGTTACTATGCCGGTGTGCTGGGGGGTGAGGATGAGACGCTGCTCGGCATCTACTCACACATGATTGATTACCCGCTCTACCTGCCCAACTACCCGATGGGTCACCTGATTGATTTCCAGATTGAGCAACAGGTGAAGGGGAAAAACCTGGCAGAAGAGATCGAACGGATGTACACCCAAGGGAGTATCATTCCCCAGCAATGGATGCAGCATGCCGTGGGGGCACCCATCTCCATCGACCCTTTGCTGGACGCCACAGCGGAGGCACTGAAGTCATTGAAGCAATAAATGGTTACGGGGTTGCACTTTTTTCACGGAAAAAGTGTAATTTTGTACCTGAACAGGAAAGATGCCGGAGTGGTCGATCGGGGCGGTCTCGAAAACCGTTGTACTCTCACGGGTACCAAGGGTTCGAATCCCTTTCTTTCCGCAATTCTTCACCCAGTCATGCACCATAAGGAGCAGGATTGGGTTTTTTAATGCTTCATGGAGACCAGTCCGGTGAACAGGTCGTAGGCGGTCTGGAGGTAGCTTTGCCAGGCAAGTTGTGCCTTCAGCTGCTCGCTGAGTAGTTGCTGTTGTAGGGTATACTCCTTTTCGTATTGCATCTGTGCTGCCTTAAGGTTCTGCATACTCAATACCAGATTTTCTTCGCAGAGGCGATAGCTCTCACGCAGTACCACGAGCTGCGACACCTCTTCCAGCCGCTCCTTCTCCTGGCGGTTGCGTATCTCCAGCAGGCTTGCCTCTTCCAGTCGTTGTTGCAGCCTGAGTCGTGACACCTCTTTGGCGGTGCTCAGCGACTGGCTGATGGGTATCTTCAGCGAAAGGCCGAGGTAGCTGTTGCCACGCCAGTATCGGTCGTTAAAGAGCTGAAGATCATTGTTGTAATAGTTGGTACCCAGGTAGCCATTGAGTGTGAGAGTGGGGGCATACTTCCATTCTGCCGAACGGGTACGCAAGGCTGCTAGCGACATCCTCTCATTTTGCTTCATCACTTCGAGCTCCTTCCCGGTCAGAGTTGTGGATGCAGGTTGATCCACCTTAGCCAGCAGGGAAGGGATATCCTCTTCCAGCTGCAACGCCGCTACGGTTTGGGATGTGACCTTAGCCCCCGCCAGGAAGAGCAGGTTGGCCCCTGTATCGGCTGCAATCTTTTCTGCACGCAGGCAGTTCGCCACAGATTCGTTATAGGCTTTTTGTATCTCATTTTTCTCCACCAGGGAGAGCTGTTCTTTTTCGTAGAGATCACCGGCGTTCCGCAGTAGCAGGGTATAATAGGATGTATCCTGTCTGCAGGAGCGGAGCTGTTCCTTTGCGATCACACATTCGGCATAGGCAATGGCGATCTGTTCCCGTAGCTCCTTTTCCGATATCATCTCATCATATTGCTGAATCTTCAACTGCTGCTTTTGTTCGCCCACGCTGTTCACCTTCTCGGGGTTGAAGAGGTCATAGCTGAGGTTGAGGCCTGCCGAAGCGTTCCAGGTGGTGTTGAACCGCAGGTACATCAGTTCACCCTCCGATGCATCGGGGTCGAAGAGATGGGCCGGCACCGGGGTGGAGGGGATGATCAGATTGCGCCGCAGATCGCTGGAGGCGTAGATGTCGGGCAGCTGCTGCAGACGGGTTTCATTGAGTCGTATCGCCGCTTCATCCACCATCAGTTTCTGTCTGATCCGCTCCGGTGCATGTTCCAGCGCGTAGGCAATGGTTTCTTCCAGTGTCAACCGTTCCGGACGCAACTCTTGTGCCGGCAGAAACAGGGTCAACGACAGCAACAGTGAAAGGGTGATTGATCTCTTCATAGTTTCACAATTTATCGGAATACGGATGAGGGTTCCACCTTTCTCAGTTTGTTGATGGAGAAATAGGAGCTACCTACCGAGATCAGCAGTGTCATTAGAAAGAGGAAGGTGAGCAGGGGCGGTGAGAGGCTGATGATCAGTCCGGCCCCGGCCATCCCGATTTTGGAGATGAACAGCAGCAGGAGTGATACCAGGAAGCCGGTCACAGCGTAGATCAACGACTGGGCGATCACCAGGCGGGTGATGTAACGGCCTGAGGCACCAATCGCCTTGAGGGTGCCGTAATCCTTAATTCGGTCGTAGGTAGCTGAGTACATGGTGAGGCCGATGATGAAGAAGCCGCTGATGATTCCGAAGATGACCAGTGTGGCAAAGCTCATGCCCATGTTGTTGGCGGTCATCACGTTGACGATGGTTCCGGTGCGGAGCTCCTCTGCAGGCCATGCCTTCAGGTCGGGTGCAGTCTGGTTGATGCGACGGACCACCGGTTCAATCATTTCAGGATTGCGTACGGTGACGATGATGCCGCTCACCATTGTTTCCGACAGTCCCGAGTAATAACGAGCCTTGTCGAGTGTGGTGTAGAGCAGTGGTGCGTTGAACCCCTTGGCATGTCGTGTGGTGACACCCACCGTGGCTGCCTTTCCGTTGATCTCGAAGCGGGTACCCCTTTGCACCTCATATCGCAGTGCCTTGTTGTCGTAATAGTCGGTCGACACGATCTCCGGTGCAGCCAGGTCGTGCAGCGAGCCACTCTCAATCAGCCCTGAGCTGGGTCCAGCCGCCAGTGCAGGGTAAACTGATCCGACAATCATGGCGGGGGCATCCTTGCCGTTGGGGAATTTGACCGTGACGGGAGTAATCACGAAGCCGTGGGTATCGTCCACCCCCTCGATGCTGCGCAGCTGGTTGATCCATCGCACGTCGAAGGGTGAGAGTTGGTTGGCGTTCTCAGTCTGCCGGTTCACCACGAACACCTGTGCATAGTCCGGGTTGGCATTTCCCACCAGTCCCCCGATCAGATTCGCCAGGTAGAAGAACATCCCCAGCTCGATGCCTATCAGGTAGATGCTGATGATGATGGCCGTGAGGATGCCCATGCTCTTGGACTTCTCGAAACGGACAAATTTATAGGCTGTAGTGAACATGTGCGATCAGTTTAGCTCTACCCTGCACTCCACTTTCGACTCAATGAACAATGTCTGTGGCACCTCATCGAGCAACACCTCTATCTCCCGTATGCGACGGTCTTCCAGGTCACTGCCGCTGTCGGAGAAGAGCGACTTGCGCTTCAGGTCGGGTGAGAGGCGCGTGATCCTGCCGGAGGCGGCAATGTTGCTGTCACCCGGGAGGTGAATGTTGCAGCGTTGCCCCACCGCCAGCCTGTCGGCAAACAATTCATCGATCTCGGCCATCACTACAAGAGGACTCTCGGGTGCGATGCGGCCATAGGGCTGATGCATCGTCACCGCCTCTCCAGTGCGGGGTGTGAGTGTGAGCAACGTGCCCCTGGCAGGTGCTCTGAAGGAGCGTTGCGACAGGTCGTTTTCCCGTGTAGCGCGTGCTGTTTGCATCTCCCACAGGCGGGACTGCTGCAAGCGGTAGTCGTTCTCCACTTTCTTCAACTGCTCGGTACCCTGATCCAGTTCCTTTTGCAGGCGACGCACCTCCTCTCCCGTAACGGCACCCACTGTCAGCAGCTCAACCGCATCCACATGACGCCGCCGCAGATCATCCAGTACGATCCGCTCCTGTTCCAGTGCCAGCCGTGCCGACTCCACCTGCAGTTGTTGCGTGGCGATACCGGCATCGCTCTCCTGCAGGGAGAGGGTCTCCACATTTTTCTCCAACACCAGGATCAGGTCACCTTCTCCGACCTTGTCTCCCGCTTCAAAGTAGCGCTCCTCCACAATGCCGGAGGCGGGAGCCGCCAGCTCCACCACGCCTCCCTGCGGGATCACTTTT
This genomic window from Dysgonomonadaceae bacterium zrk40 contains:
- a CDS encoding SMP-30/gluconolactonase/LRE family protein yields the protein MKPSITLACILLTTALTAQECDIVAEGVVPQKAGTGYAFTEGPAVAKDGSVYFTDQPNDRIYRWDEQEGISLWLEGTERSNGLYFNQEGKLVACADAQNRIILFENRDKRKVLFEDYEEKHLNGPNDLWIAPNGDIYFTDAYYHRPYWPEGYSEIQEARGVYLLTPDGEVTRLIDDYKQPNGIIGTPDGKTLYVADIEDRKIWRYDILPDGSLENKTYFAPHGSDGMTIDDGGNIYLTMGKVWVYSPEGRLISEIEVPESPSNVCFGGEKRDILFITARTSVYILKMKTRGVR
- a CDS encoding TolC family protein, with the translated sequence MKRSITLSLLLSLTLFLPAQELRPERLTLEETIAYALEHAPERIRQKLMVDEAAIRLNETRLQQLPDIYASSDLRRNLIIPSTPVPAHLFDPDASEGELMYLRFNTTWNASAGLNLSYDLFNPEKVNSVGEQKQQLKIQQYDEMISEKELREQIAIAYAECVIAKEQLRSCRQDTSYYTLLLRNAGDLYEKEQLSLVEKNEIQKAYNESVANCLRAEKIAADTGANLLFLAGAKVTSQTVAALQLEEDIPSLLAKVDQPASTTLTGKELEVMKQNERMSLAALRTRSAEWKYAPTLTLNGYLGTNYYNNDLQLFNDRYWRGNSYLGLSLKIPISQSLSTAKEVSRLRLQQRLEEASLLEIRNRQEKERLEEVSQLVVLRESYRLCEENLVLSMQNLKAAQMQYEKEYTLQQQLLSEQLKAQLAWQSYLQTAYDLFTGLVSMKH
- the buk gene encoding butyrate kinase, with protein sequence MATNTRILVINPGSTSTKIAIYQQEKVIFLKTIKHSPDVLRRFEKITDQYEYRKDIIYEELKSADVPVESIDAVIGRGGLVKPIASGVYRVNDAMRDDLLACKRGEHASNLGALIAYDIAKLLPSAEAFIADPVVVDELQPLARYSGHPLFERRSIFHALNQKAIARAHAKSIMKKYEDLNLIVVHLGGGITVGAHQKGKVVDVNQGLDGDGPFSPERTGSLPVGQLLKVAFSGIYSYEKMSEMIVGKGGMMAYLGTNDAYIAEREAKDGDKKHREVLEAMAYQVAKEIGAMGTVLKGEVDAILITGGIANSKWFCNLVIERVYRIAPVHVYPGQDEMGALADNALLAINGEIEVKEYQ
- a CDS encoding Gfo/Idh/MocA family oxidoreductase, whose protein sequence is MNRRTFIKSSSLATAGLAAGLSAPLFANDHDRKLKIGLIGSGWYGMVIAKAALEAGGVEVIAVADVDSQHLANSLNELASLQGSRPQGFKDYRELLETSGLEAVLIGTVTHWHALQFIAANRKGLPVYCEKPLAYDIEEGKAMVKAAHEAGNIVQIGFQRRQNKAFSRAKELIGEGRIGKVHQIEAQIHYNPNIDDTTIQDPPASLDWDAWCGPAPLLPYSPSKGHMSWRFEKAYGNGHLVDWGIHNIDIIRTIIGYDMPTSIEAQGGIHALQGLTNTPDTLRATMQFGEVPLIWQHRLWGTGEMDPQYNNGIFFHGEKGTLFAADNRLVLKPAGRNSRQEVMEIPSPRMQEEHVAEFIRAVRTGKRDLISCTIDDAFRSTATVQLAMIAYETGSSIKWDAERQTITGNETGAAMLARPYREGYKRP
- a CDS encoding FtsX-like permease family protein; its protein translation is MFTTAYKFVRFEKSKSMGILTAIIISIYLIGIELGMFFYLANLIGGLVGNANPDYAQVFVVNRQTENANQLSPFDVRWINQLRSIEGVDDTHGFVITPVTVKFPNGKDAPAMIVGSVYPALAAGPSSGLIESGSLHDLAAPEIVSTDYYDNKALRYEVQRGTRFEINGKAATVGVTTRHAKGFNAPLLYTTLDKARYYSGLSETMVSGIIVTVRNPEMIEPVVRRINQTAPDLKAWPAEELRTGTIVNVMTANNMGMSFATLVIFGIISGFFIIGLTMYSATYDRIKDYGTLKAIGASGRYITRLVIAQSLIYAVTGFLVSLLLLFISKIGMAGAGLIISLSPPLLTFLFLMTLLISVGSSYFSINKLRKVEPSSVFR
- a CDS encoding bifunctional enoyl-CoA hydratase/phosphate acetyltransferase, whose amino-acid sequence is MPIHDLSELVQRAKERGRCTVAVAAAEDEDVLISLYHAMQEGFVAPLLIGDSEKIAASSRHAGISTGEMEVLDNREGAAVSAQIAVAKVREGRAGMLMKGHVGTADLLKAVLDKEKGLNTDGLLSHVAFFETPYYHKVFGLTDAAMNIAPDLEGKRQILLNAVKLCHRLGIVNPKVAVAAAVEKVNPKMEATLHAAALKEMNRNGELPGCVVDGPFAIDIAFNRESALLKGIEGEVAGDVDLILSPDIEAGNMFYKALNFLGGAVSAALVTGTSVPIVLTSRSDNDRSKLLSLALGAVIR
- a CDS encoding dipeptidase, with product MNEIDKYVKTHEQRFLDELFELIRIPSISSLPEHKPDMYRAAEKWKELLLAAGADKAEVMETDGNPVTYGEKIIDKNAPTVLVYAHMDVMPVDPVELWKTNPFEPVVKDGKIWARGADDDKGQGFMHAKAFEYLVQSGTLACNVKFLIEGEEEVGSPNLPKFCKQHKKMLQADVILVSDTSMIAPDVPSITTGLRGLAYWQVEVTGPNVDLHSGLFGGAVANPINALAKMIAQTMDDDGRILIPGFYDDVVEVSKKERNLMAKAPFSLSDYKKALDVKELFGEKGYSTNERTGIRPTFDVCGIWGGYTGEGAKTVLPSKAYAKISTRLVPNQDHNKIAKLFVKYFESIAPKSVKVKVEYLHGGPSYVCPIDLPAYQAAEKAYSEVYGREPVPVRSGGSIPIIASFEEILGIKSVLMGFGLGSDAIHSPNENFPLEQFYNGIRTIPLFYKHFAEQLKK